CATTAACTTAAGTTAATGTTTTAAAAATATTTATCCTTACAATAATTTTCATTATTTTTTCAAATACGGAAAATGAAAATGTCAGCCTTTCTTATCTCACAGATTTTAATTGCTATTGCAATATTGTTTGACTTAATCTCGTTTCAATTTAAAGAACGAAAAAAAATAGTTGGGTGCTTATGCATCGCTGGAACCCTAATTTCTGTTCATTTTATTTTACTCCAGCAGTACACTTCATCAGGGCTAATGGCACTGGCTGTCATTCGTTATTTTTTAAGTATGTTCACAACATCTAAATCAGTAATGTCAATTTTTATTATTTTTTCTTTATTCTTCACTGCTTTTACATACACTGGGTTAGCTAGTCTAATCAGTTGTATAGGAGCAGTAATGCAAACAATAGCTGCATTTTGCCAGCACGATAAAAAATTACGAAAGTTAATGATTATTGGCACCAGCTTTTGGCTATTAAACAATTATCTCGTTGGCTCTCCCGCTGCTGTAGCCATGGAAATATTATTTATTGCTAGTAACTTAATCGGTTACTATCGATTTCATATAAAGCCTGATTTAAAATCACACTAAAAAATATGCATAAATAATTCCTAGATCGCAACAATAAGTGACACACGCTTATTTAATAATACTTCAATTGGAGTGAGATAGTTTAGCGATTTTCTAGGTCTAAAATTGATTAACATTTGCGTGTCCGCAACGTCCTGTTCGGTGAGCTGAACTATGGCGACCTCTTCAGAAAGCGTCATTTTCGCCAACTCACTAAAACACTGAGTCTTCTTTCACATCACTCAAGACTTGATTAATTTCTTTCCAAGTCAGTCCACTGCTCTCTCTCTTATCCACTTTAAACTCTGCTTGTGTGAGCTGAATAATCTGAGCCGAGATTGATATAGCAATTTCAAACGGTTTTTTGCCTTCAATTTCTGGCAGTCCAACAGGACAATGAACCGATTCAATTTCCGTTGGACTAAACGAGGCACTGACAAGGCGTTTTCTAAAACGAAGCGCTTTGGTTTTCGAGCCGATTAAGCCGATGAATCGGCAATCTTTTCTATCCAATAGCGCTTCCACCAGTTGATAGTCCAACGCGTGGTCGTGCGTCATGACCAAGGTGATTTCGTTATGACTCATGTGGTCGATGTGATCCAACATAGACGCATAAAGAAATGGGGTAACGTTGCTTGGCAAGCCTTTAATCGTTTGGTCTTGAGCAAGATTCTCGCGACTATCGACCCATGAAATTTTCGCCTGCATGTTGCCCAATACATTGACTAAGGTTGTTGCCACGTGCCCCATACCAAAAATGGTGATTCTGGTGGCAGGTTCTGGAAAATATTCCAACAACACACTCACGGCGCCGCCGCAACATTGGTTGGTTTTCGCAGCAAGCGGAAAGTTTTCCAACACATGAGAAGCGCCAGTATGGTCACTATTCAACATGTCGCGGGCCTTTTGACAGACAGCGTATTCCAGTTGGCCGCCGCCGATCGTGTCAAAGCTGTGATCCGCGGTGATGATCATCTTGCTGGACGATTCACGCGGTGCGGAGCCTTGCGTTCCAATCACGGTCGCAATCACCCACGCTTGGCCCGTTTTTTCGACTTCGGCCAAGGCCTGTATCCAACTCATTGAAGACATCATAGGGTTTTTTCCTCGTTCTTCCCTTGCCCTTTTAAAGCGCTATTTTGCTTAAACGCTTCTGCGTCTTGCATACCGTAGAACACCGCCTCTGGGGTGGCTGGCACTGCCAAAGGGGGCGAAAACTGATAACCACACACAGACGCACACGCGTCTTTCAACGCACACCAAACAGAAATACCGAGCATCAATGGCGGTTCGCCAACGGCTTTAGAACGGTACACCGATTCTTCACTGTTAGCGCGGTCGAACAGTTTAATATTGAATTTTTCTGGTACATCTGCAGAGGTGGGAATTTTGTAGTTCGCAGGGCTGTTTGTTGTAATGCGGCCTTTTTCATCCCAGCTGAGTTCTTCCGTTGTCAGCCAACCCATGCCTTGTACAAACGCGCCTTCGATTTGACCAATGTCGATGTCGGCATTTATGGAATCACCTACGTCGTGCAAAATGTCGACTTGCGTCACCTTGTATTCGCCAGTGAAGGTATCAACAATCACTTCTGACACGGCCGCGCCATTGGAAAAATACAAGAAGGGTCGACCTTTCGCAGCTTTTCTGTCGTAACCAATTTTCGGTGTTTTGTAGAAGCCAGTCGACGACAAAGACACGCGATTCATGTACGCGAGTTTGATGAACTCAGGGAAACTCATTGTTTCAATTCCCAAAATCACTTGGTCATTAGCAATCGCAAAGTCATCGGCAGCGATACTAAAATGTTCCATGGCGAATTCTTGCAAGTGCCCTTTTATCGTCACCACCGCGTCCAATGCCGCCATACCGTTCAAGTCTGTGCCTGCGGATGCAGCGGTTGGCGACGCGTTCGGCACTTTGTCCGTTCGAGTCGAGCTGACATTGACACGTTGATAATCTATTCCAAAGGTCTTGGCGACAATTTGCGCGACTTTAGTGTACAAGCCTTGGCCCATTTCCGTTCCACCGTGACTAATGTGAACACTGCCATCGGTGTAAACATGAACCAACGCGCCACCTTGGTTTAGGTGTTTTGACGTGAACGAAATACCAAATTTAACCGGCGTCAGCGCCAAACCTTTTTTAAGAAAAGGGCTTTGCTTGTTAAATTCACGAATCGCTTCGCGGCGAGCTCGATAATCAGAACTTTCTTCCAACTCTTCGATCAAGGTCAATAACACATTTTCTTCAACGTTTTGTCCGTAAGGGGTTTTCGTTTTGCCTTCTTGATAACAATTCAGTTTACGAACATCGAGGGCGTCTTTACCGACCGTACAGGCAATTTCTTCGATGACGGCTTCGGCCAATAACACGCCTTTTGGTCCGCCAAAACCACGGAATGCCGTGTTCGATACCGTATGGGTTTTGCCTCGATAACCGCTGATGCGCGCGTTCGGTAAGAAGTAAGCATTATCGGCATGGAACATGGCCCTGTCGACCACGCCATCGGACAAATCGGCCGTACAACCGCACTTGCCTACCATGTCATATTCGGCGCTGATGATCTCGCCTTCTGCCGAGAAACCCACTTCGTAACGGTTCCAGAAATCGTGACGCTTACCGGTTTGCACCATGTCATCTTGGCGCGGCATGCGGTACTTAACGGGGCAACGGTTACGAATCGCTAACACCGCCGCC
The Marinomonas maritima DNA segment above includes these coding regions:
- a CDS encoding YgjV family protein, with the translated sequence MSAFLISQILIAIAILFDLISFQFKERKKIVGCLCIAGTLISVHFILLQQYTSSGLMALAVIRYFLSMFTTSKSVMSIFIIFSLFFTAFTYTGLASLISCIGAVMQTIAAFCQHDKKLRKLMIIGTSFWLLNNYLVGSPAAVAMEILFIASNLIGYYRFHIKPDLKSH
- the xdhC gene encoding xanthine dehydrogenase accessory protein XdhC, which encodes MMSSMSWIQALAEVEKTGQAWVIATVIGTQGSAPRESSSKMIITADHSFDTIGGGQLEYAVCQKARDMLNSDHTGASHVLENFPLAAKTNQCCGGAVSVLLEYFPEPATRITIFGMGHVATTLVNVLGNMQAKISWVDSRENLAQDQTIKGLPSNVTPFLYASMLDHIDHMSHNEITLVMTHDHALDYQLVEALLDRKDCRFIGLIGSKTKALRFRKRLVSASFSPTEIESVHCPVGLPEIEGKKPFEIAISISAQIIQLTQAEFKVDKRESSGLTWKEINQVLSDVKEDSVF
- the xdhB gene encoding xanthine dehydrogenase molybdopterin binding subunit: MRKLPNDLVTSFKNDKLPMHESAVKHVTGQAIYIDDMPEWPNELHVATGKSTEAHADIVSINLDKVRAYPGVVDVIVQSDIPGDVDVSPVLSGDLLLAGNFVHFIGQSIFAVAATSLRAAKQAVELAEIVYKPRISTLHPKESLERQEFVLPTHTIQCGDAKAAMATAAHKIKSDIYIKGQEHFYLEGQISVAVPHEDGGVLVYASSQHPAEVQKLVAKVLGVSVAQVLVEVRRMGGGFGGKESQAAVLGCMAAVLAIRNRCPVKYRMPRQDDMVQTGKRHDFWNRYEVGFSAEGEIISAEYDMVGKCGCTADLSDGVVDRAMFHADNAYFLPNARISGYRGKTHTVSNTAFRGFGGPKGVLLAEAVIEEIACTVGKDALDVRKLNCYQEGKTKTPYGQNVEENVLLTLIEELEESSDYRARREAIREFNKQSPFLKKGLALTPVKFGISFTSKHLNQGGALVHVYTDGSVHISHGGTEMGQGLYTKVAQIVAKTFGIDYQRVNVSSTRTDKVPNASPTAASAGTDLNGMAALDAVVTIKGHLQEFAMEHFSIAADDFAIANDQVILGIETMSFPEFIKLAYMNRVSLSSTGFYKTPKIGYDRKAAKGRPFLYFSNGAAVSEVIVDTFTGEYKVTQVDILHDVGDSINADIDIGQIEGAFVQGMGWLTTEELSWDEKGRITTNSPANYKIPTSADVPEKFNIKLFDRANSEESVYRSKAVGEPPLMLGISVWCALKDACASVCGYQFSPPLAVPATPEAVFYGMQDAEAFKQNSALKGQGKNEEKTL